In the Arthrobacter sp. Soc17.1.1.1 genome, GCTGCGACACCTGGATGCCCTCTTCGCCGAGCACCTCGTGGAGGAGCTGGGCGTAGGCGGCCTGGCCGGCGAACGCCACCGACGTCCCCGTGACGGACCGTCCGGGCTTCACGGCGGATCCACCGTTGACGAAGAGGATGGTGCCACGGTTCGCACCGAGGAACCGCATGCCGGGCAGCACCTGGTGGACGGCGGCGACGGGTCCGTAGATGGAGAACTCGATGGGACCGCGAAGATCGGCGGGTGTCGTCTCGAGGACGGGCCGCATGAAGTCCTTCTGGGGGAGGGGGCTGTACTGCAGCACCTCGATGGGGCCGAGGGTCTCGGTGGCCGCCTCGAGGGCGGCCGTGATGGATGCGGGGTCCCGGACGTCCGCCGTGAAGCCGCGGGCGTGGATGCCTTCCCTGCCGAGGTCCTCCGCGAGGGCGTCGAGCTTGCCCTGGTTGCGCGAGATGAGCGCGACGGAAAATCCTTCGGCTCCGAAACGCCGTGCCACTGCGGCTCCGAGGCCGCGTCCTGCTCCGATGATCGCGAGAGTTGTCATATCCGGTTCAAGAGCATCCGGGCCGTCGGCATTCCATGGCCCGGCGAGGGCCCCGTCCTAGTGCAGCGTCCCGAGGATGATGCGCTGGATGACGACGGCCGCGGCACCGCGCGCCCACTGGGCGAAGTCCGAGGGCTGGCGGCTCAGGCGCAGGGGTGCCGCCTCGGGATCGCGGTGGTAGGCGATCGAGTCCCGGAGGGCGGTCTCCGCGACGTCCGCGAGGTCCATGCCCTCACCCGAGAGGACCACGAGGTCCACCATCGTCAGGTTCGCGACCGCCGAGACCAGCAGGCCCAGTGACTGGCCGGCCGCCTCGACGACGGCACCCGCCACGGGATGGCCCGTTGCCGCGAGGTCGAGGATCTCCGCGTAGGGCAGCTGCTCCCCGGTGGTCGCGGCGAACTGGGAGCGGATGGCGGGGATGGTGAGCACCGCCGAGGAGCACCCGCGGTGCCCCTCCATGCAGCGGGGCCCGGACGGGTCGAGGGGATAGTGGCCCACGAGGCCCAGGCCGGCGTCGGGCGGGGCGATGACGGCGTCGTTGATGACGAGGCCGTAGCCCACACCCGCACCCACCGTCAGGACGGCGAAGTTCCTCTCCCCACGCCCGGCGCCGAACCACTGTTCGGCGACCGTGAGGGCCACGACGTCGTTCTCCACGGCGACGGCCAGCCCGGTCCGCTGCTGCAGGAGCTCGGCGAGGGGGACGTCGCGCCACCCGAGGAAGGGGGCCCGCAGCACCATCCCGCCGGGACCCACCTTGCCGCCGATGCTGATGCCGATGCCGCTGAGGCCGTCGAGGGGGCCGAGGTCCGCGACGGCGTCGAGGATGGCCCCGAGGACGTCCTGCACGTCGTGGCCGGGCAGCGCCCGTTCGCTCGCACCGACGACGTCGGACTTCAGGTTGGTGGCGACGGCGGCGGCGGTGTCCCCGGTGAGCTTGACGCCGACGAACCGGTGCGAGTCGGGGCTGATCTCCAGGGGGCGGATGGGCCGCCCGATCGAGGCGACGGCGGCTCCGTCCGCTTCGCGGAGCATGCCGGAGTCGAGCAGGGGCTTGCTGAGGCGCGTGAGGCTCGCGACCGACAGGCCGAGGCGTGCCGCGAGGTCGCCGCGCGAGATGGGGCCGCGGATGAGGACTTCGCGCGCGAGCGCCCGGGCGGGGCTGGAGGGGGCGAGCGAGGTGACCGCGTCCATGGGTTTCCGTTCACACGAGGGGACTTATTTTCAGAATAGCGCTAATCCGTGCTCTTCCGGAGCTTCTGATGCTGCTGCGGCGCTCTCGGCGTGAAATTTCCCTCAAAGATGTGACGGTTGACACCGCTGTTAATTCTGTCGTAAAAATAAACCCTGCCCTCGTCGGAGACCGGCGCCGGCGGCACGCCATCACACTGCACGAAGGAGAGCCTGTTGTGAAGCTTCCCCCCGGACCCGCGAGGCGGGCCCTCCGATGCGTGGCAGGAGGTGCGTCGCTGGCCCTGGTCCTCTCGGGATGCAGTGCCTCCGAGGACGTCGTCACCCTCGATTTCTTCCAGTTCAAGCCCGAGGCCGTGGCGAACTTCAGCGCCATCATCGACGAGTTCGAGGCAGAGAACCCGGGCATCAGGGTGGTGCAGAACCACGTGCCGGACGCCGACACCGCCATCCGCACCCTCCTGGTGAAGGACAAGACGCCCGACGTCCTGACGCTCAACACCAACGGGCGCTACGGCGAGCTCGCCCAGGCCTGCGTCTTCGCGGACCTCTCCGACCTCCCCGTCGTGGAGCAGGTCCGGCCCGCCGTCAGCGGGATCGTCGAGGACCTCGGCTCCTGCGCCGACGGCGAGGTGAACGCCGTCCCGTTCTCGAGCAACGCGAGCGGCATCCTCTACAACAGGGACATCTTCGCGCAGTACGGCGTCGAGGTGCCCACCACGTGGGACGAGCTGATCGCCGCGGCCGAGACCTTCGAGGCAGCCGGCGTGACGCCCTTCTACACCACCATCAAGGACGCCTGGACCATGGGCCCGGCGTTCGTGAACCTCGGGGGAGCGCTGCAGCCCGAGGACTTCTTCGACCGCCTGCGCGCCGAGGGCCCGGACGTCGCCTCGGGCGAGGTGTCCTTCTCGAAGGACTACCCGGAGGCGATGGAGAAGCTCACCACGCTGTACGGATACGGCCAGGACGGCGCCGCGGGCCGTGACTACAACGCGGGCAACGCGGCCTTCGCCTCGGGGGAGTCGGCGATGTACCTGCAGGGCAGCTACGCCATCCCGGCGATCCGCGCCGTGAATCCCGACGTGAACATCGGCTCCTTCCCCTACCCGGCCACCAACTCGCCCGAGAAGACCGTCGTCGTGTCCGGCGTCGACGTCGGAGTTTCGATCGGGCGCGACACCGAGCACCCCGAGGAGGCGAGGAGGTTCGTGGAGTTCCTGATGTCCCCCGACGTCGTGGAGCGCTACGCCCAGGAGCAGAGCGCGTTCTCGCCGCTGGCGACGGGCGCGGACACCACGGACCCGGCCCTCGCCGGCCTCGCGCCGTACTTCGAGGACAACCGGATCATCGGCTTCATCGACCACCAGCTGCCCGCGAGCCTGCCTCTGCCGCAGTACCTGCAGGCCCTGGTACTCGGCGGACGCACCGAGGACTTCCTGGCCACCATGGACCGCGAGTGGAGCAAGATCGCCGCGCGCACCATCCCGAACGAGAAGGACTGACATGAGCACCCACGTGAGCGGGCCCCGGACGAGGATGCGTCCGGAACGGCGCGCACCGCGCGTCTTCTACCTGATGGTGCTCCCGGCCCTCGCCCTGTTCGCCGTCTTCCACACGGTGCCGCTGCTGACCGGCATGTTCTTCAGCCTGACCAACTACGCCGGGTACGGCGAGTGGTCCTTCGTGGGCCTGCGGAACTACGTGAACCTCTTCGGCGACGACCGCATCTACGGGGCGTACGGTTTCACGTTCCTCTTCGCGATCGTGTCCACCGTGGCGGTGAACATCATCGCCCTGTCCATCGCGATCGCCCTGAACGGACGCATCCGCTTCAAGACGGGGTTCCGGGGGATCTTCTTCATCCCGAACATCCTGTCGATCCTGATCGTCGGGTACGTGTTCAACTACCTGTTCTCCAACTCGGTGCCGGCGATCGCCGACGCCCTGGGCATCACGTCGCTGACCACCAGCATCCTGGCGAGCGCCGACACGGCGTGGATCGGCGTCGTCATCCTGTCCGTGTGGCAGGCGGCCGCCTTCAACATCATCATCTACCTCGCCGGGCTGCAGACCATCCCGACGGAGCTCTACGAGGCGGCGGCCCTGGACGGCGCCTCGCCGTGGAAGCAGTTCACGTCCATCACGTTCCCGATGATCGGCGCCTTCTTCACCATCAATATGGTGCTCAGCCTCAAGAACTTCCTGCAGGTGTTCGACCAGATCGTCTCACTGACGGCCGGCGGTCCCGGCACGTCGACGGAGTCGATCTCGCTGCTCATCTACCGCGGCGGCTTCCAGGGCGGGGAGTACGGCTACCAGACGGCGAACGCCGTCATCTACCTCTTCGTGATCATCGCCATCTCATTCATCCAGCTGCGCGTCCTGCAGCGCAGGGAGGCCTCGTTCTGATGACCGCTACATCGCACTCCGCCGAGCGCCGCGTCGTCGCGGACCGGCCCGTCGCCGACGCCGACCGCCCCTTCCGTCCCGACCGCCGCCGCGTGAACTGGTGGCTGACGGCGCTCGTCGCCGTCTGCGCGCTGACGGTGCTGATCCCGCTCTACCTCACGGTGGTGACGGCGCTGAAGACACCGGACCAGCTGGGCGGGACCGGCTTCGGGCTGCCGACGTCGGCCCGCTGGGAGAACTTCGCCGAGGCGTGGACGCTCACGAGCTTCCCGCGGGCCCTGCTCAACACCGGCCTGGTCACCGTGGGCACCGTCCTGCTGACCCTCGTCACCAACTCGATGGTCGCCTACGCGATCGCACGGAACATGCACCGCCGGTTCTTCAAGGGGCTGTACTTCTACTTCATCGCGGCCCTGTTCGTGCCGTTCCCCATCATCATGCTGCCCGTCGTGAAGCAGACCGCCATCCTCGGGCTCGACAACCAGCTCGGCCTGATCCTGCTGTACACGGTGTACGGGCTCTCGTTCAACATCTTCGTGTACGTGGCCTTCATCCGGTCCATCCCGCTGGAGCTCGAGGAGGCCGCGCTGACCGACGGCGCCACCACCTGGACCGTCTTCTGGCGGATCATCTTCCCGCTGCTCGGCCCGATGAACGCGACCGTCGGCATCCTCACCTGCCTCTGGGCGTGGAACGACTTCATGCTGCCGCTGGTGGTCCTCTCGGATCCCTCGGCCCAGACACTGCCGCTGGCACAGTTCATCTTCCAGGGGCAATTCAATACCAACTACCCGGTGGCATTCGCGTCGTACCTCATGGCGATGGCACCGTTGTTGGTGGTGTACCTGTTCGCACAGCGCTGGGTGATCTCGGGCGTCATGCGCGGATCGTCCAAGTAGCACCCCTTCCCCGACCGTCCTCCGAACCACCCTCGAAAGGCCCGCCCCCGTGACTTCCACCGTCAATCCCGACGTCGAACCCGCCGTCGACGCCACCGCGGAACTCTCCGCCGATGCTCTCGCCGAGCGCATGCAGGACCCGCACTGGTGGCGGCAGGCGGCCGTGTACCAGATCTACCCGCGCAGCTTCGCCGACTCCAACGGTGACGGCATCGGCGACCTGAAGGGCATCACCTCCCGGATCCCGTACCTCGCGTCGCTCGGCGTGGACGCCGTCTGGCTGAGCCCGTTCTACCCGTCGGCTCTCGCCGACGGCGGGTACGACGTCGACGACTACCGCGACGTGGACCCGAAGCTCGGCACGCTCGATGACTTCGACGCCATGATCGCCGCGCTGCACGCGGCCGGCATCAAGCTCGTCGCGGACATCGTGCCCAACCACACCTCCGACCGCCACGCATGGTTCCGGGAGGCGCTGGCCTCCCCCCGGGGATCGGCGGCCCGCGAGCGGTACATCTTCCGTGACGGGCTCGGCCCCGACGGCGCAGAGCCGCCCTCGGACTGGGACTCCGTGTTCGGCGGCCCGGCCTGGGAGCGCACGGAGGACGGCCAGTGGTACATGCACATCTTCGCCCGCGAGCAGCCGGACCTGAACTGGGACAACCGGGAGGTCCGCGACGACTTCCTGAAGACCCTGCGCTTCTGGTCCGACCGCGGCGTGGACGGGTTCCGCGTGGACGTGGCCCATGCCCTGACGAAGGACATGAGCGAGCCGCTGCCGTCCAAGGCGGAGCTCGGCCCCGAGGGCGGCAACAACCGCGGGAAGCACCCCTTCTGGGACCGCGACGAGGTGCACGAGGTGTTCGCCGAGTGGCGCACCGTGTTCAACGAGTACACGCCGCCGCGCACCGCGGTGGCCGAGGCGTGGGTGCACGCCGACCGCCGTGCCCGCTACGCCAGCCCCGAAGGGCTCGGCCAGGCGTTCAACTTCGACCTCCTCAAGGCCGACTGGAACCCCCGCCAGTTCCGCGAGATCATCACGAAGAACCTCGTCGAGGCCACGTCCTCCGGCGCGTCGTCCACGTGGGTCTTCTCCAACCACGACGTCGTCCGGCATGCCACGCGCTACGGCCTGCCGCCCGCCGGCCCCGGGAGCGAGGACGGCCAGGACGGCGCGGCGTGGCTCATGAGCGGCGGCACGGAGCCGCAGCTGGACCGCGGGCTCGGCGAACGCCGCGCGCGCGCCGTCTCGCAGCTCATGCTCGCCCTGCCCGGCTCCGCCTACCTGTACCAGGGCGAGGAACTGGGCCTGCACGAGGTCGCGGACATCGCCGACGAGGACCGCCAGGACCCCACGTTCTTCCGCAACAAGGGCGTCGACGTGGGCCGGGACGGCTGCCGGGTGCCGCTGCCGTGGACGCGCGACGGCAGCTCCTTCGGCTTCGGCTTCGGCGGCGCGCACCTGCCGCAGCCCGCATGGTTCGGCGAGTACGCCGTCGAGGTGCAGGAGGAGGACCCGTCCTCCCACCTCAGCTTCTACCGCCGGGCGCTCGCGCTGCGGCGTGAACTGCAGGGCGAGGAGGACTTCGCGTGGGTCGACGAGCCCTCCGACGACGTCCTGCACTTCACGCGTCCGAACGGCTGGCACAGCATCACCAACTTCGGCTCCGCGCCGGTGGACCTGCCCGAGGGGACGGTGCTGCTGAGCAGCTCGCCGCTCGAGGACGGCAGGCTGCCGGGCGGCACGACGGCCTGGCTGGTCTAGCGTCCGGCCCGGCCGGCCGTCGGGGCCGGCCGGTGCCGGGAGAACCGGTTGCGGGGCCGCCCGGGACCTCGGGATACTGGGAGGACCGGCAGTACCAGGCGGAGGGGTAGCGGCATCAGCGGATCTCGGGAGAACGAGGAGAGGCTGCGCAGGGCGGCCCAGTACCGGGCTGCCCGCGGCGCCGGGGACGCCGGCGATGCGCTGACCGAACTGGAACGGCAGAACGAGGGGGACGCCGCCGACGGCGAGCTGGCCCCGCTGCGGGAGGGCGAGGACGAGGTCAAGCGGGCCCGGCTGATCGTGGACCGAGCCGTGGCCCGCGGCGACTTCGACAACCTGGCCCTCGCCGGCAAGCCCATCCCCGGACTGGGCGAGGCGCACGACCCCGACTGGTGGGTCAAGGGCCTCATCCAGCGCGAGAACATCACCGGGCTCGGCCCTGCGGCCATCCTGCTGCGCACGGAGGACGCCGAACTGGACGGCCGCCTCGACCGCCAGTACACGGAGCAGCAGGTCCGCGACGTCCTCGAGGACTTCAACTACCGCGTGATCGATGCACGGCGCCAACTCCTCGGCGGGCCGCCCGTCATCACCAAGCTCCGCGACGTCGACGCCGAGGTGGAGCGCTGGCGCGAGCGCAGGGAAGCGGCCCGCCGGGCGGCCGAGGCGGAGGCCCCGCCCGAGCCTCCGAGGGCGTCATTCTGGCGGCGGGTCTGGCGCGGCAGGAACTGACGGCGCTACAGGTCGGCGTAGCGCCTGGCCTGCGCGAGCGCCTCGCGCATCCCTGCGGCGTCGTGCACCGTCCCGTACGCGGGGGTGTCGCGCTGGTAGCGCCAGCCCTCGGCGAGGGGACCCACGTCCACGGCGTCGAAGCCGAACTCGTCGAGGAGCTCCACGACGGCCTGCTTCGCGTCCGAGTCGTCGCCCGCGACGGGCAGCGCCCGGCGGTTCGGCGTGCCGGCGGGTGTGCCGTCGGTGGTCAGCTGGGAGGCGGAGATGTTGTTGAAGACCTTGACCACGGACGAGCCCGGCAGGTGCCGCTGCACGAGCTCGCTCGTCGTCGTGCTCTCGTCGTCCAGCTCGGCGATCCGGCCGTCCCGGTACTCGTAGTAGTTGCAGGTGTCGATCACCAGCTTGCCCACGAGGGGTTCCACCGGCACGGTGTCGAGGGCCTTCAGCGGGATGGTGACGACGACGACGTCGCCCTCCGCCGCCTCCTGTGAGGTCCCGGCGCGCGCCGCGTCGCCGAGTTCGCCGACGAGGTCGGAGAGGCTGTCCGGGCCCCGGGAGTTGCTCATGACGACCTGGTAGCCCCGCGCGACCGCGAGGCGTGCGAGCTGCGAGCCGATGTGGCCGCTGCCGATGAAGCCGATGGTGCTGCGCCGGGCATCCGTCCGGTTCGTCCTGTTCTCGCTCATGTGCAGCACAACCTTCCTGAGCGGCAGTTATTCCTCCTGCCCCCGATCACGTCCGGGGGGCGCCGTCCGTCCAGACGTAGAACTTCTCGGGGCGCCCCGCCGATCCGTACTGCGGGACGATTCGGGCCTGCCCCCGCGCCACGAGGAACTCCAGGTACCGACGGGCGCTCACGCGCGCCATGCCAAGGCGTTCGGCGACGTCGGACGCCGACGTCCCGCGGCCCTGGCTGCGCAGGTCGAGCATGACGGCGTCGAGCGTCGGCGCGGACAGGCCCTTGGGTGTGGTGATCGTGGCGGTGGCCGACGGCGCGCCGCCCCCGCGGGGTCCCGTCGTCGCCCGCAGGAGCTGGTCGATCCGGCCCTGGTCGAGGGCCGCCGAGCCGTCCGCCGCGTGGCGGTCGAGGTCGCGGCGGTACGCCACGTAGGAATCCAGCCGCTGGTTCAGCACCGCGGCGCTGAACGGCTTCACGAGGTAGTGCAGCACCCCGCCGGCGACGGCCGCGCGGACCGTGTCGAGCTCCCGGGCGGCGGTGATGGCGATGACGTCGAGCGGGTCGCCGGGCCGGTTCCGCAGCGCGCGCAGCACGTCGATGCCCGTCATGTCGGGCAGGTGGATGTCCAGCAGCACGAGGCGCGGCCGCAGGGTCTCGGCCAGCTCCAGCGCCCGCGCGCCGGTGTGCGCGGCGCCGACGACGTCGAACGCACCGTGCGCGAGCAGGAACCCGGTATGGATCCCGGCCACCTCGTGGTCGTCGTCGACCACCAGGGTGGGGATCGGGGCAGGCGCGGCGGTCATGGCACCTGCAGGTGGGGTCGAGGGGCGTCGACGAGCGACGGCGCGAGCCAGACCGTGAACTCGGCCCCGCCGCGATCGGATTCGTCGACGACCACGTGTCCCGACCGGCGGCGGGCGATCCGGTCCACGAGCGCGAGGCCGAAACCGCGCGTCCCGGTGGAGCCGCCGTCCTTGGTGGAATAGCCGGAGGAGAAGATGCCGTCCACGTCCTCAGGGGCGACGCCGGGACCGTTGTCGGCCACGGTGATGCGGGTGTGGTCGTCGTCGGCGAGGTGCACCGTGATGAGCCCGTCGGCTCGTCCGCTGCCGGTCACGGCCTCCATCGCGTTGTCGATGAGGATGCCGAGCACGGTGACGACGTCGGTGGTGCCGTCGGGTTCGAGTACCGAGGTGTCGTCGATGGTCAGGGTGATGCCTTTCTCCGCTGCGATGGTGCTCTTGGTCATGAGCAGGCTCGCGGCGTCCGGATCCTGGATACCGGGCGCGATGCTCCCCGACACGAGGGATCCGCCGTGCCCGGAGCGGGAGATGAAGTCGACGGCCTGCGCCGTGCGGCCGAGCTCGAGCAACCCGGAGATGGTGTGCATGCGGTTCGCGAACTCGTGGGCCTGGGCGCGCAGCGCCTGGGTGGCGTCGCGCTCGCCATCGAGATCCGTGAGCAGCTGGTACAGCTCGGTGCGGTCGCGGAGGATCATGACGCGGCCCACGCGCTTGCCGTCCACGAGGGCGTCCGAGGTACGGGCGAGGAGCACGCGCTCGCCGGACAGGACGGTCTCGTCCGTGTCGGCGGGATCGGTGAGCACCCGGGCGAGGGCCGGTTCCATGACATCGGCCGCCGGCCGGCCCGTCGCGGTGTCGTCGAGCTCCAGCAGCCTCTTCGCCTCGTCGTTGAGCAGCGCAATCCGGTGGTGCTCGTCGACGGCGACCACGCCCTCGCTGATGCCGTGGATCATGGCGTCGCGCGTCTCCAGGAGGGACGCGATCTGCTCCGGTTCCAGGCGGTAGATCCGCCGCCAGACGAGCCGGGAGATCCAGATCGCTCCCGCCGACCCGACGAGTGCGGCCACGATGAGCCATGCCAGCAGGCGGGGGAGGTCCTCGTAGAGATCGGCGTCGAGCTCGGACTCCAGCGTGCCGACCGACGCCGTGCCGATGATGGTGCCGTCGCTGTCGAAGATGGGGACCTTCACCCGCCAGGACTTGCCGAGGGTGCCGGTCTGCGTGCCCACGAAGGTCGCGCCGGAGAGAGGCACCGACGGATCGGTGGAGACGACCTCGCCGATGAGCGCAGGATTGGGGTGGGAGTAGCGGATGCCGTCCCCGTCCGTGACGACCACGTAGGTGACGCCCGTGGACTGGCGGATGAGGTCGGCGATGGGCTGGATGGTCGCGCTGGGATTCGCCTCACCGAAAGCGTCGATGACCGAGGGCAGCTGGGCCACCGACTGGGCGACGCCCACCATGCGGTCCTGGTACTGCTCCCGGATCTGCTGGCGCTGCATGGCGACGGCGGTGGATCCGGCGACGGCGACGATCACGAGCACGATGGCCAGCTGCAGGAAGAACAGCTGTGATCGAAGCGACATCGACCTGATCATCTCCATAGTGTGACACGCCTGGGCACGTCACACCGGGTCGCCGTCGGACCCCGCCCCGCCCGTGGGACCACAAAGACCAATACGAGCACTACGACCGCATGCTTTACCGCCGGTGAGCCGCGTTCCTAGCCTGAGACCAGCAGTGGTGACCCACATCACATCTCAAGGAAGAGAACACCATGATGATCGAACGCACGACGACGCGCCGCTCGGCCCTCACCTCCCTCGCCCTCGTCTCCGCGCTCGCCCTCTCGGCCTGTGGCTCGATGACGGAGAGCACCACCGCCGGGGATGCGGAGGGCACCATCGAGAAACTCAACATCGTGGTCCCCGCCGATCCGGGTGGAGGCTGGGACCAGACCGGCCGGGCCATGGAGACGGACCTCAAGGAGAACGACCTCGTGGGCAACGCCTCCGTGGTCAACGTCGGCGGCGCCGGCGGCACCAACGGTCTCGCCCAGCTCGCCACCGAGACCGACCCCAACACGCTGATGGTCATGGGCTACGTCATGGTCGGGGCCGTGGAGACCAACAAGGCCGCCACCCGTATCGAGGACACCACCCCGATCGCCCGGCTCACCGAGGAACCCCTCGTGATCGTGGTTCCCGCGGACTCGCCGTACCAGACCGTCCAGGACCTCCTCGACGACATCGAGGCCAAGGGCAAGGGCGTCTCCATCACGGGCGGCTCGGCGGGCGGCGCCGACCACATCCTCGCCGGCTCGGTGCTGAAGGAGGCCGGCATCTCCCCGGACAGCCTCAACTACATCCCCTACTCCGGTGGCGGCGAGTCGCTCGCGGCACTGCTCGGCAACAAGGTCAACGCCGGCATCTCCGGCGTCGGCGAGTACGCGGAGCAGGTCGAGGCCGGCAAGCTCCGGGCGCTCGCGGTGTCCGGTGAGGAGGCCGCCCCGCAGCTGCCCGACACCCCGACCCTCACCGAGGAGGGCGTGGACCTCGTGCTCACCAACTGGCGCGGCGTCGTCGCTCCCGGGAACATCGACGAGGCCCAGGCCGAGAAGCTCACGCAGCTCGTGACCGACCTGCACGCGACCGACACCTGGAAGGCCACGCTCGAGGAGAACAACTGGTCGGACGCATTCCTGTCCGGCGAGGAGTTCCAGACCTTCCTCGACGAGGACATCACGAGCGTCAAGACGACCCTCACCGACATCGGACTGCTGTAGCCCATGAGTACCTCCATCCAGAGCAACCCCGGGAGCGGCACGACCGCCGCTCCCGGCAAGCCGATCGGTGAGCTGGTCTTCGCGCTCCTGATCGTCAGCATCGGCGTCGTCGGGTTCGTGGCCGGTGCGGGGATCCAGACCCCCACCTCGGCCAGCGACATCGGACCGCGCGCCTTCCCCTTCGCCGTCTCCGCACTGCTCGTCGCCGTCGGCGCGGGCCTGGTGATCCAGGTGCTCCGCGGCCACCGCGGCTCCGCGGACGAGGGCGAGGACGTGGACCTCGACGCGAAGACCGACTGGCTGACCGTCGGGAAGCTCGCCGGGTTCGTCCTGCTGCACGCGTTCCTCATCGTCCCGCTCGGGTGGCCCCTCGCCGCGGCGATCCTCTTCTTCGGTGCCGCCTGGTCCCTGGGGGCCCGCCCCTGGTGGCGGAACCTCGTGACCGCGATCGTCCTCGCCCTGGTGCTGCAGTTCGTGTTCGGCGGCCTCCTCGGCGTCTCGCTGCCTCCCGGCTTCCTGGAAGGGCTGGGTGTCTTCGGTGGATAGCTTCTTCCTGCTGATGGAGGGCTTCGCCACGGCGATGCAGCCCATGTACCTCCTCTTCGCGCTCGGCGGGGTGCTCGTCGGCACCGCCGTCGGCGTGCTGCCGGGTATCGGCCCGGCCATGACGGTCGCCCTGCTCATGCCCATCACGTACAGCCTGGAGCCGACGGCGGCGATCATCGTGTTCGCCGGCATCTACTACGGCGGCATGTACGGCGGGTCCACGACGTCGATCCTGCTCAACACGCCCGGCGAATCGTCCTCGATCGTCACGGCGCTCGAGGGCAACAAGATGGCCAAGGCCGGCCGGGGAGCGGCAGCGCTCGCGACCGCGGCGGTCGGCTCGTTCGTCGCCGGCACCATCGCGACCGTCCTGCTGAGCTTCCTGGCCCCGTACGTCGCCGCCTTCGCCGTGCAGATCGGCCCCGTCGAGTACGTGGCGCTCATGGTGGTGGCCTTCCTGACGGTCGGTGCACTCCTCGGCTCGTCGGTGCTGCGCGGACTCGCGTCCCTCGGCCTCGGCCTGTTCATCGCCCTCGTGGGCTTCGACGCCCTGACCGCCCAGCAGCGGTACACCTTCGGCAGCCCGTTCCTGGCCGACGGGATCGACGTCGTCCTCGTGGCGGTGGCGCTCTTCGCCGTCGGTGAGGCGCTCTACGTGGCCTCGCGGCTGCGGCACGGACCCATCAAGGTGATCCCCGTGACGGGCGGCTGGACGAGCTGGCTCCGCAAGGACGATCTCCGCCGGTCCTGGAAGCCGTGGCTCCGCGGGACGTTCATCGGCTTCCCGGTGGGTACCATCCCGGCCGGCGGCGCCGACGTCGCGACCTTCCTGTCCTACGCCTCCGAGCGCAAGCTGGCCAAGGGCGAGAACAAGAAGCAGTTCGGCAAGGGCGCCATCGAGGGTGTCGCCGGTCCGGAGGCCGCGAACAACGCGGCCGCCGCCGGCGTGCTGGTGCCCCTGCTGACGCTCGGCATCCCCACGACGGCCACGGCCGCCATGATGCTCGTAGCGT is a window encoding:
- a CDS encoding SDR family NAD(P)-dependent oxidoreductase, with product MTTLAIIGAGRGLGAAVARRFGAEGFSVALISRNQGKLDALAEDLGREGIHARGFTADVRDPASITAALEAATETLGPIEVLQYSPLPQKDFMRPVLETTPADLRGPIEFSIYGPVAAVHQVLPGMRFLGANRGTILFVNGGSAVKPGRSVTGTSVAFAGQAAYAQLLHEVLGEEGIQVSQLIIGGRIIEGDPEKDPNVLADLLWGLHARRDIFRHQVSAD
- a CDS encoding ROK family transcriptional regulator; the encoded protein is MDAVTSLAPSSPARALAREVLIRGPISRGDLAARLGLSVASLTRLSKPLLDSGMLREADGAAVASIGRPIRPLEISPDSHRFVGVKLTGDTAAAVATNLKSDVVGASERALPGHDVQDVLGAILDAVADLGPLDGLSGIGISIGGKVGPGGMVLRAPFLGWRDVPLAELLQQRTGLAVAVENDVVALTVAEQWFGAGRGERNFAVLTVGAGVGYGLVINDAVIAPPDAGLGLVGHYPLDPSGPRCMEGHRGCSSAVLTIPAIRSQFAATTGEQLPYAEILDLAATGHPVAGAVVEAAGQSLGLLVSAVANLTMVDLVVLSGEGMDLADVAETALRDSIAYHRDPEAAPLRLSRQPSDFAQWARGAAAVVIQRIILGTLH
- a CDS encoding ABC transporter substrate-binding protein, producing the protein MKLPPGPARRALRCVAGGASLALVLSGCSASEDVVTLDFFQFKPEAVANFSAIIDEFEAENPGIRVVQNHVPDADTAIRTLLVKDKTPDVLTLNTNGRYGELAQACVFADLSDLPVVEQVRPAVSGIVEDLGSCADGEVNAVPFSSNASGILYNRDIFAQYGVEVPTTWDELIAAAETFEAAGVTPFYTTIKDAWTMGPAFVNLGGALQPEDFFDRLRAEGPDVASGEVSFSKDYPEAMEKLTTLYGYGQDGAAGRDYNAGNAAFASGESAMYLQGSYAIPAIRAVNPDVNIGSFPYPATNSPEKTVVVSGVDVGVSIGRDTEHPEEARRFVEFLMSPDVVERYAQEQSAFSPLATGADTTDPALAGLAPYFEDNRIIGFIDHQLPASLPLPQYLQALVLGGRTEDFLATMDREWSKIAARTIPNEKD
- a CDS encoding carbohydrate ABC transporter permease — protein: MSTHVSGPRTRMRPERRAPRVFYLMVLPALALFAVFHTVPLLTGMFFSLTNYAGYGEWSFVGLRNYVNLFGDDRIYGAYGFTFLFAIVSTVAVNIIALSIAIALNGRIRFKTGFRGIFFIPNILSILIVGYVFNYLFSNSVPAIADALGITSLTTSILASADTAWIGVVILSVWQAAAFNIIIYLAGLQTIPTELYEAAALDGASPWKQFTSITFPMIGAFFTINMVLSLKNFLQVFDQIVSLTAGGPGTSTESISLLIYRGGFQGGEYGYQTANAVIYLFVIIAISFIQLRVLQRREASF
- a CDS encoding carbohydrate ABC transporter permease, with the translated sequence MTATSHSAERRVVADRPVADADRPFRPDRRRVNWWLTALVAVCALTVLIPLYLTVVTALKTPDQLGGTGFGLPTSARWENFAEAWTLTSFPRALLNTGLVTVGTVLLTLVTNSMVAYAIARNMHRRFFKGLYFYFIAALFVPFPIIMLPVVKQTAILGLDNQLGLILLYTVYGLSFNIFVYVAFIRSIPLELEEAALTDGATTWTVFWRIIFPLLGPMNATVGILTCLWAWNDFMLPLVVLSDPSAQTLPLAQFIFQGQFNTNYPVAFASYLMAMAPLLVVYLFAQRWVISGVMRGSSK
- a CDS encoding glycoside hydrolase family 13 protein, with translation MQDPHWWRQAAVYQIYPRSFADSNGDGIGDLKGITSRIPYLASLGVDAVWLSPFYPSALADGGYDVDDYRDVDPKLGTLDDFDAMIAALHAAGIKLVADIVPNHTSDRHAWFREALASPRGSAARERYIFRDGLGPDGAEPPSDWDSVFGGPAWERTEDGQWYMHIFAREQPDLNWDNREVRDDFLKTLRFWSDRGVDGFRVDVAHALTKDMSEPLPSKAELGPEGGNNRGKHPFWDRDEVHEVFAEWRTVFNEYTPPRTAVAEAWVHADRRARYASPEGLGQAFNFDLLKADWNPRQFREIITKNLVEATSSGASSTWVFSNHDVVRHATRYGLPPAGPGSEDGQDGAAWLMSGGTEPQLDRGLGERRARAVSQLMLALPGSAYLYQGEELGLHEVADIADEDRQDPTFFRNKGVDVGRDGCRVPLPWTRDGSSFGFGFGGAHLPQPAWFGEYAVEVQEEDPSSHLSFYRRALALRRELQGEEDFAWVDEPSDDVLHFTRPNGWHSITNFGSAPVDLPEGTVLLSSSPLEDGRLPGGTTAWLV